The proteins below come from a single Harpia harpyja isolate bHarHar1 chromosome 2, bHarHar1 primary haplotype, whole genome shotgun sequence genomic window:
- the TMEM156 gene encoding transmembrane protein 156 isoform X2: MCLLLRKPELFRLVLGIITMFILCLPEFFKIHEANTVIVSCMDTCSSNNTTFPLCTFNNSCKRSVQHRRENQTILLKAIVNHSNFQNIPCICQSSRREQQSHTEHTECESKRNVNVDDQGSGSVAKKTKGSLELETEDVTDFYKYFNFTTVSEKEEVERNTYYLLEIHINNSIVEGRNAAEEYLNHSCLVAMMEDQNDCINISLQLKSYVEYPMCMTKIVWLTMIPVVFVFTISIVIYKIVQENEQNCCKHRVAVSVSTILRRKGSRHERRTISATKIHPFPVKTSKQQIPLTAQTTKILPIIPEQEHCHVGASTVEDVTI, translated from the exons ATGTGCTTGCTTTTGAGAAAACCAGAACTCTTCAGATTGGTACTTGGAATAATTACcatgtttattttatgtttacCTGAATTTTTCAAAATCCATGAAG CTAACACTGTAATTGTGTCATGCATGGATACCTGTTCATCAAATAATACCACTTTTCCACTTTGTACTTTTAACAATTCTTGCAAAAGATCAGtgcaacacagaagagaaaaccagACTATTTTACTGAAGGCcattgtaaatcattccaatttCCAAAATATTCCATGTATTTGCCAGTCCTCCAGGAGGGAACAACAGTCCCATACTGAACACACAGAGTGTGAATCCAAGAGAAATGTGAATGTTGATGATCAAGGATCAGGGTCAGTAGCTAAAAAAA caaaaggCTCACttgaactggaaacagaagatgttactgatttttataaatattttaatttcactaCGGTTTCTGAGAAAGAAGAAGTAGAGCGTAATACTTACTACCTGCTGGAAATCCACATCAACAATTCTATAGTTGAAGgaagaaatgcagctgaagaaTACCTAAATCATTCCTGTCTAGTAGCAATGATGGAAGACCAAAATGACTGTATAAATATTTCACTGCAACTGAAGTCTTACGTGGAAT ATCCAATGTGTATGACGAAGATCGTTTGGCTCACTATGATTCCAGTAGTTTTTGTGTTTACTATTTCAATCGTCATCTACAAAATAGTccaagaaaatgaacaaaact gTTGTAAACACAGAGTAGCAGTATCCGTTTCTACTATTCTAAGAAGAAAGGGTTCCAGACATGAAAGAAGAACCATATCTGCTACTAAAATTCATCCTTTTCCTG TGAAAACCAGCAAACAACAGATTCCACTTACTGCACAGACCACAAAGATACTGCCCATAATTCCTGAACAAGAGCATTGTCATGTGGGTGCATCAACTGTAGAAG
- the TMEM156 gene encoding transmembrane protein 156 isoform X1 — MCLLLRKPELFRLVLGIITMFILCLPEFFKIHEANTVIVSCMDTCSSNNTTFPLCTFNNSCKRSVQHRRENQTILLKAIVNHSNFQNIPCICQSSRREQQSHTEHTECESKRNVNVDDQGSGSVAKKTKGSLELETEDVTDFYKYFNFTTVSEKEEVERNTYYLLEIHINNSIVEGRNAAEEYLNHSCLVAMMEDQNDCINISLQLKSYVEYPMCMTKIVWLTMIPVVFVFTISIVIYKIVQENEQNCCKHRVAVSVSTILRRKGSRHERRTISATKIHPFPVKTSKQQIPLTAQTTKILPIIPEQEHCHVGASTVEVSDVTI, encoded by the exons ATGTGCTTGCTTTTGAGAAAACCAGAACTCTTCAGATTGGTACTTGGAATAATTACcatgtttattttatgtttacCTGAATTTTTCAAAATCCATGAAG CTAACACTGTAATTGTGTCATGCATGGATACCTGTTCATCAAATAATACCACTTTTCCACTTTGTACTTTTAACAATTCTTGCAAAAGATCAGtgcaacacagaagagaaaaccagACTATTTTACTGAAGGCcattgtaaatcattccaatttCCAAAATATTCCATGTATTTGCCAGTCCTCCAGGAGGGAACAACAGTCCCATACTGAACACACAGAGTGTGAATCCAAGAGAAATGTGAATGTTGATGATCAAGGATCAGGGTCAGTAGCTAAAAAAA caaaaggCTCACttgaactggaaacagaagatgttactgatttttataaatattttaatttcactaCGGTTTCTGAGAAAGAAGAAGTAGAGCGTAATACTTACTACCTGCTGGAAATCCACATCAACAATTCTATAGTTGAAGgaagaaatgcagctgaagaaTACCTAAATCATTCCTGTCTAGTAGCAATGATGGAAGACCAAAATGACTGTATAAATATTTCACTGCAACTGAAGTCTTACGTGGAAT ATCCAATGTGTATGACGAAGATCGTTTGGCTCACTATGATTCCAGTAGTTTTTGTGTTTACTATTTCAATCGTCATCTACAAAATAGTccaagaaaatgaacaaaact gTTGTAAACACAGAGTAGCAGTATCCGTTTCTACTATTCTAAGAAGAAAGGGTTCCAGACATGAAAGAAGAACCATATCTGCTACTAAAATTCATCCTTTTCCTG TGAAAACCAGCAAACAACAGATTCCACTTACTGCACAGACCACAAAGATACTGCCCATAATTCCTGAACAAGAGCATTGTCATGTGGGTGCATCAACTGTAGAAG